Proteins encoded in a region of the Rutidosis leptorrhynchoides isolate AG116_Rl617_1_P2 chromosome 9, CSIRO_AGI_Rlap_v1, whole genome shotgun sequence genome:
- the LOC139867228 gene encoding uncharacterized protein PAM68-like, with amino-acid sequence MKSLFIVKLTPLYITTLPNKSPSYIHTKTRKVYAKAKGFNGTNIEKQKVMIKEEKKKAKEEEADDKIPDVVMERMISRILFNVGVPLITGLGLLQMFSVIKEQNLWQIPRWLPFLTTFITFGASTLGIVYGTLSTSWDEENKGSIIGFEEAKKNWVKMWEEDES; translated from the coding sequence ATGAAATCTCTGTTTATTGTGAAACTAACACCTTTATACATTACAACTTTACCCAATAAGAGCCCATCATACATCCACACAAAAACAAGGAAGGTTTATGCAAAAGCAAAAGGATTTAATGGGACAAATATAGAAAAACAAAAAGTTATGataaaagaagaaaaaaagaagGCGAAAGAAGAAGAAGCAGATGATAAAATACCAGATGTGGTAATGGAAAGAATGATAAGTAGGATATTATTCAATGTGGGCGTGCCTTTGATAACAGGTTTAGGCCTGCTTCAAATGTTTAGTGTAATAAAGGAACAAAATTTATGGCAAATTCCACGTTGGTTGCCGTTTTTGACGACTTTTATCACATTTGGTGCTTCAACACTTGGGATTGTTTATGGTACTTTGTCTACTAGTTGGGATGAAGAGAATAAAGGTTCTATTATCGGGTTTGAAGAAGCTAAAAAGAACTGGGTTAAAATGTGGGAAGAGGATGAGTCTTAG
- the LOC139867227 gene encoding DUF21 domain-containing protein At5g52790 — MAANDVPCCETMFWVYLASAVGLVAFAGLMSGLTLGLMSLSLLDLEVLIKAGQPKDRKNAEKIMPIVKNQHLLLCTLLICNAIAMEALPIFLDSILLPWTAILISVTLVVVFGEIIPQAACSRYGLAIGAKLSIIVRVLVVVVFPVAYPVSKVLDWILGKGHSVLLRRAELKTLVDMHGDKAGKGGELTNDEITIITGALDLAQKTVKDAMTPISEIFSLELNSKLNEETMSLLLSRKHSRVPVYLERPENIIGLILVKSLIKFRAEDEVPIKNLSIRKIPRIHECLPLYDMLNLFLKGQSHMAVIVRSKTTSVTTNLTQIHVDKQAMTNFLKLITGQNNFSNCVSDSFSNPNEEIIGLITMEDVLEELLQEPILDERHEYIDVDNIMKINILPSSLRSGAASASHLDWKTLVSSPLHSSPSDTPISSHNHKSVLSSPISPFIRSPFRKPTLYASPTKSTPNSPMGPISSTPSPYRVARKSYEKLDKPDN; from the exons ATGGCTGCGAATGATGTACCATGTTGTGAAACTATGTTTTGGGTCTATTTAGCTTCAGCCGTTGGCTTGGTTGCTTTCGCTGGGCTTATGTCGGGTCTAACTCTTGGTCTGATGTCACTTAGCCTTCTTGATCTTGAGGTGCTCATCAAAGCTGGTCAGCCTAAAGATCGGAAAAATGCAG AAAAGATTATGCCAATAGTGAAGAATCAACACTTACTCTTATGTACACTACTCATATGCAATGCTATAGCTATGGAG GCATTGCCAATTTTTCTTGACTCGATTTTGCTACCTTGGACCGCCATATTGATATCTGTAACTCTTGTCGTTGTTTTTGGTGAG ATTATACCTCAAGCTGCCTGTTCACGATATGGATTAGCAATCGGTGCAAAGCTTTCAATCATAGTTCGGGTGCTTGTCGTAGTTGTGTTTCCCGTAGCTTATCCTGTCAGCAAGGTATTAGATTGGATACTTGGAAAGGGACATTCTGTACTTTTACGACGCGCAGAGCTCAAAACACTGGTCGATATGCATGGAGATAAG GCAGGTAAAGGTGGAGAATTGACAAATGATGAAATTACAATTATAACCGGAGCACTTGATTTAGCTCAGAAAACTGTGAAAGATGCTATGACGCCAATATCTGAAATATTTTCCCTCGAGCTCAACTCTAAACTCAACga GGAAACTATGAGCTTGTTATTAAGCCGAAAGCACAGTCGAGTTCCTGTATATCTAGAAAGACCAGAAAATATAATCGGCCTTATTTTG GTAAAAAGTCTTATAAAATTTCGTGCAGAAGATGAAGTTCCAATTAAAAATCTTAGTATCCGGAAAATTCCTAG GATACATGAATGTTTACCgctgtatgatatgctaaatttGTTTCTGAAAGGACAAAGCCATATGGCAGTTATCGTAAGAAGTAAAACTACGTCTGTAACCACAAATTTAACTCAAATTCATGTGGACAAACAAG CAATGACCAATTTTCTTAAGTTAATTACAGGTCAGAACAATTTTTCGAATTGTGTTTCAGACTCATTTTCAAATCCAAATGAAGAAATTATCGGTTTGATAACAATGGAAGATGTTCTAGAAGAACTATTACAG GAACCTATATTAGATGAAAGACACGAGTACATTGATGTAGACAACAT AATGAAAATCAACATACTTCCATCATCATTAAGATCAGGGGCAGCATCAGCGTCTCATTTGGACTGGAAAACGCTTGTGTCGTCTCCACTTCATTCATCACCTTCGGACACACCAATTTCTTCACACAATCATAAATCTGTACTAAGTTCACCAATATCTCCATTTATTCGATCACCCTTTAGAAAACCTACATTATATGCATCACCAACAAAATCTACACCAAATTCTCCTATGGGCCCCATCAGCAGTACACCGTCTCCGTATAGG GTCGCAAGAAAATCGTACGAGAAACTGGATAAACCCGATAATTGA
- the LOC139869122 gene encoding uncharacterized protein has product MEFLAASLDLLFDSTSSDEEEESPPKRNWVQRNPRRFINRDREAAGLLLWNDYFSQNPTYPDDVFKRRFRMRKYLFLRIKDGILNHSYTNNAPKHFVFFQQRPDALGRLSFTTYQKITCALRQLAYGTSADIFDEYIKMAEKTGYVCLNNFCKCIIDLYGREYLRKPTATDVARLYSAHEEKHGFKGMLGSIDCMH; this is encoded by the coding sequence ATGGAGTTTTTAGCCGCTAGTCTAGATTTGCTATTCGATAGCACCTCGTCCGACGAAGAGGAGGAAAGTCCACCTAAAAGAAATTGGGTGCAACGGAACCCACGACGTTTTATTAATAGAGATCGTGAAGCTGCGGGTCTACTTTTGTGGAACGACTACTTTTCGCAAAATCCGACGTATCCAGACGACGTTTTCAAGAGACGATTTCGGATGCGAAAATATTTATTTCTACGTATCAAAGACGGTATTCTCAATCACTCTTATACTAATAATGCTCCTAAACACTTTGTATTTTTCCAACAACGTCCGGATGCACTCGGACGTCTTAGTTTTACGACGTATCAAAAAATAACTTGTGCGTTACGCCAATTGGCGTATGGAACATCTGCTGATATTTTTGATGAATATATAAAAATGGCGGAGAAAACGGGATATGTTTGCTTAAATAATTTTTGCAAGTGTATAATTGATTTATATGGCCGAGAATATTTGCGGAAGCCGACGGCAACTGACGTTGCTCGGTTGTATTCGGCGCACGAGGAGAAACATGGTTTTAAAGGAATGTTGGGTAGTATTGACTGTATGCATTAG